In the Geobacter sp. FeAm09 genome, one interval contains:
- a CDS encoding response regulator transcription factor — protein sequence MKNILIIEDEKDLTELLVFNLEKEGFKMQWSYDGLEGLEAARRDPPDLIVLDLMLPGMMGTDVCKELRKDGRTSQVPVLMLTAKGEEIDRVVGFEVGADDYLVKPFSMRELLLRIRAILRRCDSQPASSAEGGISIGDISIETERHRVLSAGNEVELTSTEYKLLLYLAERPGRVLSRELLLQNVWSYNNVGDTRTVDTHITRLRGKLGKPGDLIKTVRSFGYKIEE from the coding sequence ATGAAAAATATCCTGATAATCGAGGATGAAAAGGATCTGACCGAGCTGCTCGTGTTCAACCTGGAGAAGGAAGGGTTCAAGATGCAGTGGTCCTATGACGGCCTGGAAGGGCTTGAGGCGGCGCGCCGCGACCCCCCGGACCTGATCGTGCTCGACCTGATGCTGCCGGGCATGATGGGGACGGACGTGTGCAAGGAACTGCGCAAGGACGGCCGCACCAGCCAGGTGCCGGTACTGATGCTCACCGCCAAGGGGGAGGAGATCGACCGGGTGGTCGGCTTCGAGGTGGGGGCCGACGACTATCTGGTAAAGCCGTTTTCCATGCGGGAGTTGCTGCTGCGTATCCGGGCGATCCTGCGGCGATGCGACAGCCAGCCGGCCTCCTCGGCCGAGGGGGGGATCTCCATCGGGGACATTTCCATCGAGACCGAACGCCACCGCGTGCTGAGCGCCGGGAACGAGGTGGAGCTGACCAGCACCGAATACAAGCTGCTGCTGTACCTGGCGGAACGCCCCGGCCGGGTGCTGAGCAGGGAACTGCTCCTGCAGAACGTGTGGAGCTACAACAATGTGGGGGACACCCGGACCGTTGATACCCATATCACCCGCCTGCGCGGCAAGCTGGGCAAACCGGGCGACCTGATCAAGACCGTACGCAGCTTCGGCTACAAGATAGAGGAGTGA